The proteins below are encoded in one region of Drosophila santomea strain STO CAGO 1482 chromosome 3R, Prin_Dsan_1.1, whole genome shotgun sequence:
- the LOC120452545 gene encoding eukaryotic initiation factor 4A-III translates to MARKNAQAEDLSNVEFETSEDVEVIPTFNAMNLKEELLRGIYAYGFEKPSAIQQRSIKPIVKGRDVIAQAQSGTGKTATFSISILQSLDTTLRETQVLCLSPTRELAVQIQKVILALGDMMNVQCHVCIGGTNLGEDIRKLDYGQHIVSGTPGRVFDMIKRRVLRTRAIKMLVLDEADEMLNKGFKEQIYDVYRYLPPATQVVLISATLPHEILEMTSKFMTDPIRILVKRDELTLEGIKQFFVAVEREEWKFDTLCDLYDTLTITQAVIFCNTKRKVDWLTEKMREANFTVSSMHGDMPQKERDEIMKEFRAGQSRVLITTDVWARGIDVQQVSLVINYDLPNNRELYIHRIGRSGRFGRKGVAINFVKSDDIRILRDIEQYYSTQIDEMPMNVADLI, encoded by the exons ATGGCGCGCAAGAATGCCCAGGCGGAGGACCTCTCGAACGTGGAGTTCGAGACAAGCGAGGATGTGGAGGTGATTCCCACCTTCAACGCCATGAATCTAAAGGAGGAGCTGCTACGCGGCATCTACGCGTACG GTTTCGAGAAACCCTCGGCCATTCAGCAAAGGAGCATTAAGCCAATCGTCAAAGGACGGGATGTGATTGCCCAGGCACAATCGGGCACGGGCAAAACCGCCAccttctccatctccatcctTCAGAGTCTGGACACCACGCTGCGGGAGACGCAGGTTCTGTGCCTGTCGCCCACCCGCGAGTTGGCAGTGCAGATCCAGAAGGTCATTCTCGCCCTCGGCGACATGATGAATGTGCAATGCCATGTGTGCATCGGTGGCACCAACCTGGGCGAGGACATCCGAAAGCTTGACTATGGGCAACACATTGTGAGCGGAACTCCAGGACGAGTATTCGACATGATCAAGCGACGGGTGCTGCGAACAAG GGCCATCAAGATGCTAGTGCTGGACGAAGCTGATGAGATGCTTAACAAGGGGTTCAAGGAACAGATATACGATGTGTATCGCTACTTGCCACCAGCCACTCAGGTGGTGCTCATCTCGGCCACCTTGCCCCACGAGATACTTGAGATGACCTCCAAATTCATGACAGATCCCATTCGCATCTTGGTCAAACG TGACGAATTGACGCTGGAAGGCATCAAGCAGTTCTTCGTTGCCGTGGAGCGCGAAGAATGGAAATTCGATACTCTGTGCGATCTGTACGACACCCTAACCATTACCCAGGCCGTCATCTTCTGCAACACGAAACGCAAGGTGGACTGGCTGACGGAGAAAATGCGCGAGGCAAACTTTACAGTGAGCTCTATGCACGGCGATATGCCGCAAAAGGAGCGTGACGAGATCATGAAGGAGTTCCGAGCCGGTCAATCGCGAGTGCTCATCACCACTGATGTGTGGGCTCGAGGCATCGATGTGCAGCAGGTGTCGCTGGTCATCAACTACGATTTGCCCAACAATCGTGAGCTGTACATCCATCGCATTGGTCGGTCTGGTCGTTTCGGCCGCAAGGGTGTTGCTATAAACTTTGTCAAATCGGACGATATCCGCATTTTGCGCGACATTGAACAGTACTACTCCACACAAATCGACGAGATGCCCATGAATGTGGCTGACTTGATATAA